The following are encoded in a window of Oncorhynchus mykiss isolate Arlee chromosome 31, USDA_OmykA_1.1, whole genome shotgun sequence genomic DNA:
- the cetn2 gene encoding caltractin isoform X1 yields the protein MATSVKRPSLGPVPPPRKKSSPKSELTEELKQEIREAFELFDTDASGHIEVKELKVAMRALGFEPKKEEIKRMITEVDKDGTGKISFSDFLTVMTQKMAEKDSKEEILKAFRLFDDDETGKISFRNLKRVAKELGENLTDEELQEMIEEADRDGDGEVNQGEFLRIMKKTSLY from the exons ATG GCAACCAGCGTAAAGAGGCCGTCCCTAGGTCCGGTCCCTCCCCCCAGGAAGAAGTCCAGCCCCAAGTCAGAGCTCACTGAGGAGCTGAAACAGGAGATCAGAGAGGCCTTTGAACTTTTCGACACCGACGCCTCCGGACACATTGAAGTCAAGGAGctaaag GTTGCTATGAGGGCGCTGGGGTTTGAGCCGAAGAAAGAGGAGATTAAGAGGATGATAACGGAGGTGGATAAGGACGGAACAGGAAAGATCTCCTTCTCTGATTTTCTCACTGTCATGACTCAGAAGATG GCTGAGAAGGATTCTAAGGAGGAGATCCTGAAAGCATTCCGTCTGTTTGATGATGATGAGACGGGGAAGATCTCCTTCAGGAACCTGAAGAGGGTTGCCAAGGAACTAGGAGAGAACCTGACTGACGAGGAACTGCAG GAGATGATCGAGGAGGCAGACAGGGATGGAGACGGCGAGGTGAACCAGGGAGAGTTCCTCCGCATCATGAAGAAGACCAGCCTGTACTGA
- the cetn2 gene encoding centrin-2 isoform X2 yields MVAMRALGFEPKKEEIKRMITEVDKDGTGKISFSDFLTVMTQKMAEKDSKEEILKAFRLFDDDETGKISFRNLKRVAKELGENLTDEELQEMIEEADRDGDGEVNQGEFLRIMKKTSLY; encoded by the exons ATG GTTGCTATGAGGGCGCTGGGGTTTGAGCCGAAGAAAGAGGAGATTAAGAGGATGATAACGGAGGTGGATAAGGACGGAACAGGAAAGATCTCCTTCTCTGATTTTCTCACTGTCATGACTCAGAAGATG GCTGAGAAGGATTCTAAGGAGGAGATCCTGAAAGCATTCCGTCTGTTTGATGATGATGAGACGGGGAAGATCTCCTTCAGGAACCTGAAGAGGGTTGCCAAGGAACTAGGAGAGAACCTGACTGACGAGGAACTGCAG GAGATGATCGAGGAGGCAGACAGGGATGGAGACGGCGAGGTGAACCAGGGAGAGTTCCTCCGCATCATGAAGAAGACCAGCCTGTACTGA